A portion of the Bacteroides faecium genome contains these proteins:
- a CDS encoding polysaccharide biosynthesis protein — protein MSVFKDKVLLITGGTGSFGNAVLRRFLDSDIKEIRIFSRDEKKQDDMRHRLQNPKVKFYIGNVRNKASVDVAMRGVDYVFSAAALKQVPSCEFFPMEATHTNVLGTENVLLSAIEHGVKNVVVLSTDKAAYPINAMGISKALMEKVSISKGRELGEDARTVICCTRYGNVMASRGSVIPLWVEQIIEGNPITITDPNMTRFMMTLDDAVDLVVYAFTHGHNGDLFVQKAPAATLSTLAEALKQIYVKVDPRYGETEVKVIGTRHGEKLYETLVTREEMAKAIDMGDYYRIPCDNRDLNYDKFFTEGNEDVSRIEDYHSHNTRRLDVEGMKEQLMRLRFIQEDLGLIEHAKAKEIRSE, from the coding sequence ATGTCAGTATTTAAAGACAAAGTCCTGTTAATCACAGGCGGTACGGGTTCATTTGGAAACGCTGTTCTTCGTCGTTTTTTAGACTCGGATATCAAAGAAATTCGCATCTTTAGCCGTGACGAGAAAAAGCAAGACGATATGCGTCATCGTTTGCAGAATCCGAAAGTGAAGTTTTATATAGGTAATGTGCGGAATAAAGCGTCTGTGGATGTTGCTATGCGAGGGGTAGACTATGTGTTTTCTGCTGCTGCTCTGAAACAAGTACCCAGTTGCGAGTTTTTTCCAATGGAGGCTACTCATACCAATGTATTGGGCACGGAAAATGTATTGCTTTCCGCTATCGAACATGGTGTAAAGAATGTGGTGGTACTTTCTACCGATAAGGCTGCTTATCCAATTAATGCAATGGGTATTAGTAAAGCTTTGATGGAGAAAGTTTCTATATCAAAAGGACGTGAACTCGGTGAAGATGCACGGACAGTTATTTGCTGTACCCGCTACGGCAATGTCATGGCAAGCCGTGGCTCGGTGATACCTTTGTGGGTAGAACAGATCATCGAAGGTAATCCGATTACTATCACCGACCCGAATATGACTCGTTTCATGATGACGTTGGACGATGCGGTAGACTTGGTTGTGTATGCCTTTACTCATGGACATAATGGTGACCTTTTCGTGCAGAAAGCTCCAGCTGCGACACTTTCTACATTGGCTGAAGCTTTGAAACAGATTTATGTGAAAGTGGATCCAAGATATGGAGAAACAGAAGTAAAAGTGATTGGAACTCGTCATGGTGAGAAATTGTATGAAACGCTTGTCACTCGTGAAGAAATGGCTAAAGCGATAGATATGGGTGATTATTATCGTATCCCTTGTGATAACCGCGATTTGAACTATGACAAGTTCTTTACTGAAGGTAATGAAGATGTTTCCCGAATTGAAGATTATCATAGCCACAATACTCGTCGCCTTGATGTGGAAGGTATGAAAGAGCAATTGATGCGCTTGCGTTTTATTCAAGAAGACTTGGGATTGATAGAACATGCTAAAGCTAAAGAAATCAGAAGTGAGTAA
- a CDS encoding glycosyltransferase encodes MKIAIICSYPLPYGMAATTRIFSYSKGLVALGADIEVISYMPSGIGIDNLEDDKGELDGVKYRYAFRRKRTKNKIFRYLEVLWSLLLLMKYLVKNNGKSKYDAIIISSDNLVILCYMIFANIIIQSKLLFIFDEFPIPIRGKLKKAIPAWKRNAYSLILHFYSGYISMTDTLLKYYQDISFHKGIIVSSITDISRFEKLPVRVNMHPASFRIVYMGNMELSKDNVDNILLSLAYLRNKYNIHLFLYGNPSKSNKNELLDIIKSNELSDYVTFDYVSYVDVPTILNEADVLVSSQPDTVRAAGGFPTKLGEYLMTAKPVLCTDVGEISEYFVDKKEVYLAMPGSPKDFADKLSYIFDNYKEALLAGEAGKQKIINNYSHYQAGNKIFNFIKSL; translated from the coding sequence ATGAAAATAGCCATTATTTGCAGTTATCCATTGCCTTATGGAATGGCTGCGACAACACGAATTTTTTCTTATTCAAAAGGATTGGTTGCCTTGGGTGCTGATATTGAAGTTATTTCATATATGCCATCAGGAATAGGCATAGATAATTTGGAAGATGACAAGGGAGAATTGGATGGTGTAAAATATAGATATGCCTTCCGACGTAAGAGAACAAAGAATAAAATCTTTAGATATTTAGAAGTTCTTTGGTCATTGCTGCTATTAATGAAATATTTAGTTAAGAATAATGGAAAATCTAAATATGATGCAATAATTATTAGTTCGGATAATCTTGTAATATTATGCTATATGATATTTGCCAATATAATAATTCAATCGAAGTTGTTGTTTATATTTGATGAATTTCCTATTCCCATCCGGGGTAAATTGAAAAAAGCAATTCCTGCATGGAAGCGGAATGCATATTCATTAATTCTTCATTTCTATTCAGGATATATTTCAATGACGGATACTTTATTGAAGTATTATCAAGACATTTCTTTCCATAAAGGGATAATAGTTTCATCCATTACGGATATTTCAAGATTTGAAAAACTACCTGTTAGAGTAAATATGCATCCTGCATCTTTTAGGATTGTATATATGGGAAATATGGAATTATCGAAGGATAATGTGGATAACATATTATTATCATTGGCTTATTTAAGAAATAAATATAACATTCATCTTTTTTTATATGGTAATCCTTCAAAATCAAATAAGAATGAACTGTTAGACATAATCAAGTCTAATGAATTATCTGATTATGTGACATTCGATTATGTTTCTTATGTAGATGTTCCAACGATATTGAATGAAGCAGACGTTTTAGTCTCATCGCAACCGGATACGGTTAGAGCTGCCGGTGGGTTTCCGACAAAATTAGGTGAATATTTGATGACAGCAAAACCTGTTTTATGTACTGATGTAGGGGAGATATCAGAGTATTTTGTGGATAAGAAAGAGGTTTATCTGGCTATGCCCGGCTCTCCGAAAGATTTTGCTGATAAATTGAGCTATATATTTGATAACTATAAAGAGGCTCTATTGGCAGGGGAGGCTGGTAAACAAAAGATTATAAATAACTATTCGCATTATCAGGCGGGAAATAAAATATTTAACTTTATAAAATCGTTATAA
- a CDS encoding glycosyltransferase encodes MRVSVVCTFSFPEGLAASARIISYMKGLHQHGAKTDVFIYRPTDLHTNPSSYPAYGTYEGINYRYPNTRVYSKYKICRFIGRYYYWGVTCYNIWKENKAEKIDFLLISNDFLDILFLFTLWAKILGIKPVFITDEYPEPIRVYLKKDIPTWKKRLYNFILKYEDSFIFMTEKLNVFFNSKLNKPYYILPTITDTSRFNINAADNVQKKYMCYMGNMELSKDNVDNIIRAFSMIANKYPDIDFYLYGAPSPKDYNVIISVIEECNLSDRVFIKGRVSSLEVPSILKNAYLLVSSQPNSKRAEGGFPTKLGEYMATGVPAILTDVGEITKYVQDGVHVYIVEPENHIAYASKLDFIFSNYSEALDIASNAKEYLLNNFDYKSVSKKLLDFLYSRL; translated from the coding sequence ATGAGAGTTTCAGTAGTTTGCACATTTTCCTTTCCTGAAGGATTGGCAGCATCAGCAAGGATTATTTCTTATATGAAAGGACTTCATCAACATGGTGCTAAAACAGATGTTTTTATTTATAGGCCAACGGATTTACATACAAATCCATCATCTTATCCTGCCTATGGAACTTATGAAGGCATAAATTATAGATATCCCAACACCCGTGTTTATTCTAAATATAAAATTTGCAGGTTTATTGGGAGGTATTATTACTGGGGAGTGACATGCTATAATATTTGGAAGGAAAATAAAGCTGAAAAAATAGATTTCTTATTAATTAGCAATGATTTCCTAGATATACTGTTCTTATTCACTTTATGGGCTAAGATATTAGGTATTAAGCCTGTTTTTATTACTGATGAATATCCGGAACCTATAAGAGTGTATTTGAAGAAAGATATTCCAACTTGGAAAAAAAGACTCTATAATTTTATTTTAAAATATGAGGATTCTTTTATTTTCATGACGGAAAAATTGAATGTTTTTTTTAATAGCAAACTGAATAAACCTTATTATATTTTACCTACTATCACAGACACTTCCAGATTTAACATCAATGCGGCTGACAATGTTCAGAAAAAATATATGTGTTATATGGGTAATATGGAGTTGTCAAAAGATAATGTAGACAATATAATACGTGCTTTTTCTATGATAGCCAATAAATATCCTGATATAGATTTTTATCTGTATGGAGCTCCTTCACCAAAAGATTATAATGTAATAATATCTGTTATTGAAGAATGTAATCTTTCAGATAGGGTATTTATTAAAGGAAGAGTTAGTAGTTTGGAAGTACCGTCTATTTTGAAGAATGCTTATTTGCTAGTGTCGTCTCAACCTAATTCTAAACGAGCAGAAGGTGGTTTTCCTACTAAACTTGGCGAGTATATGGCAACCGGAGTTCCGGCTATTTTAACCGATGTAGGTGAAATAACTAAATACGTTCAGGACGGGGTTCACGTTTATATCGTAGAGCCAGAGAATCACATAGCTTATGCTAGTAAATTGGATTTTATTTTTTCAAACTATTCAGAAGCATTAGATATAGCATCTAATGCGAAAGAGTATTTATTGAATAATTTCGATTACAAATCAGTGTCGAAGAAATTATTGGATTTTCTTTATTCCCGTTTATGA
- a CDS encoding capsular polysaccharide biosynthesis protein CapF, whose protein sequence is MNILVTGAKGFVGRNLVSQLHNIQSGKAKNYDISGEELKIFEYDIDSDPAELDIYCRNADFVFNLAGVNRPKDQSEFMKGNFGFASILLDTLKKYGNKCPVMISSSSQAALNNPYGESKRAGEQLMFDYAGETGTKVLVYRFPNVFGKWCCPNYNSAVATFCNNIANGLPIQMNDPDVVMNLVYVDDVVNELIASLSGMEHYEGAYCVVPVVHTITLGAIVDLLYSFKESRNNWSVPDMGDAFTKKLYSTYLSYLPTDEFGYPLKMNVDERGSFTEIIRTPERGQFSVNIVKPGIVKGQHWHHTKNEKFLTVSGKGVIRFRDMRNSDSQVLEYYVSGDKMEVIDIPTGYTHNIENLGDTDMVTFIWCNECFDPQNPDTYFEKV, encoded by the coding sequence ATGAATATATTAGTTACCGGTGCCAAAGGCTTCGTCGGACGAAACTTAGTTTCCCAATTGCACAATATTCAGAGTGGTAAGGCTAAGAACTATGATATATCAGGTGAAGAACTGAAAATCTTCGAATATGATATTGATAGTGATCCGGCAGAGTTGGATATCTATTGTAGAAATGCCGACTTTGTGTTTAACCTTGCCGGAGTGAATCGTCCGAAAGATCAGTCAGAGTTTATGAAGGGAAATTTTGGTTTCGCTTCTATACTGTTAGATACGTTAAAGAAATACGGAAATAAATGCCCTGTGATGATTTCATCATCGTCGCAGGCTGCTCTGAACAATCCTTATGGGGAGTCGAAGAGAGCAGGAGAGCAGTTGATGTTCGACTATGCCGGAGAAACAGGAACCAAGGTACTGGTGTACCGTTTTCCTAATGTATTTGGCAAATGGTGTTGTCCTAATTATAACAGTGCGGTAGCTACGTTCTGTAATAATATAGCCAATGGTTTGCCTATTCAAATGAATGATCCTGATGTGGTGATGAATCTGGTGTATGTAGATGATGTGGTGAATGAATTAATTGCTTCCTTAAGTGGAATGGAACATTACGAGGGTGCTTATTGTGTAGTGCCTGTGGTGCATACCATAACTTTAGGTGCTATTGTCGATTTGCTCTATAGCTTTAAAGAGAGCCGTAATAATTGGAGTGTACCTGATATGGGCGATGCTTTCACAAAGAAACTCTATTCTACTTATCTATCTTACCTGCCAACAGATGAATTCGGTTATCCGTTAAAAATGAATGTTGACGAGCGCGGTAGTTTTACGGAGATTATTCGTACTCCCGAGCGTGGACAGTTCTCAGTTAATATAGTGAAACCGGGCATAGTTAAAGGACAACATTGGCATCATACAAAAAACGAGAAGTTTTTGACCGTCAGTGGTAAGGGAGTGATTCGTTTTCGTGATATGAGAAATTCTGATAGTCAAGTTCTTGAATATTATGTTTCAGGAGATAAGATGGAAGTTATTGATATTCCTACAGGCTATACACATAATATTGAGAATTTGGGGGATACGGATATGGTCACATTCATTTGGTGTAACGAGTGTTTTGATCCTCAGAATCCGGATACTTACTTTGAAAAAGTGTAA